ACAGCATGGCGACGTTGATACGACACATCTATCAGGGGTACCGCTACATCAACGACGAACTGTCAGGTATAGAAAAGTCGATCAGAATTTGGGGATGGAAATGGTTAGTAAGTCGTAACCGCTGGATGTCTCTCTGTTTTCCAAAGATCCCCGGACGCAGGATTTCTTTCTGATCGGCTCACCATGGGCCTGCCTAGGGATAGTGGGCTTCTACTTGTACTTCGTCCAGGACCTCGGGCCCACCCTAATGGCGAAGAGGAAGCCTTTCAACTTGGACAGGGTCATGCAATTATACAACGCGATACAGATAGTGTTATGTACATTCTTACTCTATAAAGTAAGTAAGATACTTGTTCCTCTTCACTGAACCAAACCACCATGTTTAAACGTGGCTAAAGCTCTCTGAGGTACCATCATTCCGCTGGTAGATTTATGgaaattatttacctacttgACGAGATTAATTACCGTTATATTCATTGCTCCGGATAGATCAGGCTCTCGTGAAAACCACGCGATCGCAGAATTTATCGCGCAGAGTGAGTGCAGCCTTCTCAGGAAAGCTCATTATTGGCTCTGTCGTGCTTTCAGGCGCTGGATCTGGCCTGGCTAAGGGATTACAGTTTCTACTGCGAGCCGGTTGACTATTCCAACACCCCGCATGCGGTCGAGGTAAATAGACGCACACACTTCGACTGGGGTGTAATAAGAAAGCTTCGCTCTTAACTCGTTACGCGATACACAGATAGCCAGGTTGGTGTGGGTGTACTTCATACTGAAGGTCTTCGACCTTCTGGACACCGTTTTCTTCGTCCTCCGGAAGAAGCAGAATCAGGTGTCTTTCCTGCACGTTTACCATCACGCGGGGATGGCGATCGGTACCTGGGCGGCGACCAAGTTTCTGGCTGGGGGCCACGTTACCTTTTTAGGTGAGCAGAGCTTCCTTACAATGCCCATTGTCGCGCGCAGTTCGAAGAAACTAGTTGACCACTGCTGGCGCCAACGTGTCGATAGCATCGCTTCCAAGTGAAGTGTAATACAGAAAGTTAGAAGTAACAATGATCCTCACAGAAGAGTCGGACTTGCCTATCGCGAGACCACCTTCAGAATGAACTTTCCACAGGTACCATCAACTGTTTCGTCCACGTGGTGATGTACAGCCACTACCTGGCAACCTCGTTGGGGTTCAGCAAGCCCTGGTGGAAGAAGTACATCACCCAGCTGCAGCTCACGCAGTTCTTCCTCATACTGGTGCAGTACATACTGCTGGCCTGGGTGGACGACTGCGGCTTCCCCAAGTGGATATCGGCGGTGTTGATTCCCCAGAACCTCTTCATGATGGTCCTGTTTGCCGACTTCTACTACAAGACGTACATCAAGAAGCGCATCCCGAAGGCGACGCAGAACGGTTTCTCGTCGGAGTCGTCGAACGGGAAGACGAAGAGCCAGTAAGCGTCCGGCGGGTCGCCACGTCCTTCGCACCTTCAGCCCTCGGTACGCTTCGACGTCGCCCCGCGTTCATCGCTCAGGGTGGCGAGGCGTACTCGCACGGTTGGTGGAACGGATATAGCAAACTCCTTCAGGCCTGAACTCGAGGGCGAAAGCCGCCAGAATATACACCCTCGGTGCCCTCGAGGCCTGACAGCATTCATGCCCCAAAAACTACGCCGGATCTCGTATCTGTTCCACCTGTTCAACTTCTCTTTCCGAAGGCAGAGCCTGCTACAACTCTCCATCCTCCATTTCATCACCACGCCTAACGCCCAGCTCCCCGCTAAGGGGATGCAAGCGGAACGGtggtaaaatagaaaatatacatGTGTAAACTTCGTTTAAGCTTAGGGGAGGTTGCAAGCTGGGGTCTAGATTGAAATTCTCCTTAAACTTGACACGATGTACCTGGTTACGCAGATTATCCTCGTGACACACCTGCTGTGTCTCTTTTACTCtcccttttcatttttaaatttgatattgTTCTAAGTGATATACCTAACAGATTACAAGCAGATTACTTCTTCGAGTCGAGACCTCCCCTTTAAGTATGCAACGCGCCAGATCGTGCTGCACGATGATCACGACGCGCTGTTCAGACGTTTCCACTATCCTTTAGCGTAAATATTCACAAGCCCGCGCTAAGAGCTCCTGAACGGTTCCTCGAGCCTCGAAGCTCGCGTGTCCTCCGGACACGACGCAATAGAACGCATAAACCCTCCCGCAGCAGAGTCCCAGTCTCATCTTTGTATTTAAGTTCGTTCTCATCATACCTCGCTAATTGCACCCGCGTCTTCTGCCACGGCGCGGTGCGCGCGCACGATTGTGTTTGAACTAGACGTAAGTTCCTCTGCGTTTGGAGAAAGCGAGAACCTGTTAAACGGCGATCGCGGTGCGCGCAACATGTCGATGATTAGTCACCTGTTTACGTAAAGAGACAATAAATGTTACTTTTACCAATCAGCGGTGGGAGTCATTGAGTGGGAAGCCTGTGACCTGTTGCGTTGAAAGAACCGTGGTTCGCGGAGAAAGGTTCTGAGGGTCTGTCAAACAGAAATTTGTTGGTCTCGCCACAAGGGGCATTTCTCTCGCAAGTTTTTTCCTTTTCAACCGATTTCTGCgatattggaaatatttattgcatcactttGAAAATTACGTAGGTcacacaggggcggatttgtatgtAGGCTAAGTAACCAAATTTTCGGGACGCAAAATTTGggtgaaagaaattaaggaaaggaGCAAAGTGTTTTTGCCtgcaggtttttattttttttgaacgaCAATAATAGCATAGATTTCTGTTGTGAAATAAAATGTCTATTTTCCCTAAGACTGAAGGGTCAAATCCACTTTTTTcacgtagcaaattagcaataattcaTCTGTGAATTGTCACATTGAATTGATTTTAAATTCAAACATTTgctgatatttcacggaaaggccggtagacgcttgttagcccTGGGGCGCCGAATCACCAAATCTGCCCCTGAGTACGCATAATTTTCATAGCAGTGTTATTTTGCAACTTATAAACTTATATTGGTCGAGATGGAGACAGTGAGCTatacatttttggaataaatagattttgcaataatattttcctactgctaataataagagaggtatatcgagtggtgcaataaatatttccaatccTGATTTCTCTTGCCTCCTAATATCCCTATGTCTAAGGCAAGGATGTGCTAGATAAAGCCTTAAGTACTGATAAGTCCGCTAGCAGACCCAGGACGAAATGCacactcctttttttttt
The nucleotide sequence above comes from Andrena cerasifolii isolate SP2316 chromosome 2, iyAndCera1_principal, whole genome shotgun sequence. Encoded proteins:
- the LOC143378772 gene encoding very long chain fatty acid elongase 7, which encodes MATLIRHIYQGYRYINDELSDPRTQDFFLIGSPWACLGIVGFYLYFVQDLGPTLMAKRKPFNLDRVMQLYNAIQIVLCTFLLYKALDLAWLRDYSFYCEPVDYSNTPHAVEIARLVWVYFILKVFDLLDTVFFVLRKKQNQVSFLHVYHHAGMAIGTWAATKFLAGGHVTFLGTINCFVHVVMYSHYLATSLGFSKPWWKKYITQLQLTQFFLILVQYILLAWVDDCGFPKWISAVLIPQNLFMMVLFADFYYKTYIKKRIPKATQNGFSSESSNGKTKSQ